In Oryza brachyantha chromosome 2, ObraRS2, whole genome shotgun sequence, a single window of DNA contains:
- the LOC102705697 gene encoding SKP1-like protein 5: MGTPAEETTSSGSTTILLVSSDGRRFEVAEVAASMSRLVSHMIEDGCAEGGVPLPNVTGDMLAKIVEYCNKHAGAGVSSEPEREELKKFDADLVNVDLVPLFELIMAANFMDIQGLLDTACQKVADMMKGMTVEQIRETFNIANDLTPEEEAAIRQENAWAFD; this comes from the coding sequence ATGGGTACACCGGCGGAGGAGACCACCTCGAGCGGCAGCACGACGATCCTCCTCGTCAGCTCCGACGGCCGCCGCTTCGAggtggcggaggtggcggcgagcaTGTCGAGGCTGGTGTCCCACATGATCGAGGACGGCTGTGCGGAGGGCGGGGTCCCTCTCCCCAACGTCACCGGCGACATGCTCGCCAAGATCGTGGAGTACTGCAACaagcacgccggcgccggcgtcagCTCGGAGCCGGAGCGGGAGGAGCTGAAGAAGTTCGACGCCGACCTGGTGAACGTGGACCTCGTGCCGCTGTTCGAGCTCATCATGGCGGCCAACTTCATGGACATCCAGGGTCTCCTGGACACGGCCTGCCAGAAGGTGGCGGACATGATGAAAGGCATGACGGTGGAGCAGATTAGGGAGACGTTCAATATCGCGAACGACCTtacgccggaggaggaggcggcgatcCGGCAGGAGAACGCCTGGGCCTTCGATTAG
- the LOC102705411 gene encoding glucan endo-1,3-beta-glucosidase GII-like produces the protein MRISMALASTGLLLLLSVAAADMSIVSYVGRSEEETPDHQRSSNNFSNAVAGEGDSLRFVGVCYGTLGSDLPPRSEVVQMYKSLGINGMRIYSPDREALDALRNSGVGVILDVGGIDAVSWLGDSFANAAAWVQDNVRSYYPAVNIKYIAVGNEVLGDGATQRILPAMQNVNAALAAAGLAAGIKASTSVRYDVFASTSPPSAGVFAYPYMTAIAQYLASTGAPLLANVYPYFAYRDHPEYISLDFATFQPTATPVVDRNNGLVYHNLFDAMVDAIHAALEKAGAGSVRVVVSESGWPSAGGFAATMDNARRYNQGLVDHVAQGTGTPRRPGQLEAYVFAMFNENQKTGDAIERNFGLFYPNKSPVYPITFPNLHLEI, from the coding sequence ATGAGGATTTCTATGGCTCTCGCGTCGActgggctgctgctgctgctgtctgTAGCGGCGGCCGACATGTCGATCGTCTCGTACGTGGGCAGGAGCGAGGAGGAGACGCCGGACCATCAgcgcagcagcaacaacttctccaACGCAGTGGCCGGCGAGGGGGACAGCCTCCGCTTCGTCGGCGTGTGCTACGGCACGCTGGGCAGCGACCTCCCGCCCCGGAGCGAGGTGGTGCAGATGTACAAGTCCCTGGGCATCAACGGGATGCGCATCTACAGCCCCGACAGGGAGGCGCTCGACGCCCTGCGCAactccggcgtcggcgtcaTCCTCGACGTCGGCGGCATCGACGCGGTGTCCTGGCTCGGCGACAGCTTCGCCAACGCGGCCGCCTGGGTCCAGGACAACGTCAGGTCCTACTACCCGGCCGTCAACATCAAGTACATCGCCGTCGGCAACGAGGTGCTGGGCGACGGCGCCACGCAGAGGATCCTCCCGGCCATGCAGAACGTCAACGCCGCCCTGGCCGCGGCCGGCCTTGCCGCCGGCATTAAGGCGTCCACCTCGGTGAGGTACGACGTCTTCGCCAGCACCTCCCCGCCTTCCGCCGGCGTGTTCGCGTACCCCTACATGACGGCCATAGCCCAGTACCTCGCGAGCACCGGCGCGCCGCTGCTGGCCAACGTCTACCCCTACTTCGCGTACAGGGACCATCCGGAATACATCAGCCTCGACTTCGCCACCTTCCAGCCCACGGCCACGCCGGTGGTCGACCGCAACAACGGCCTGGTCTACCACAACCTCTTCGACGCCATGGTGGACGCCATCCACGCTGCGCTGGAGAAggccggcgcggggagcgTGAGGGTGGTGGTGTCGGAGAGCGGGTGGCCCTCGGCGGGAGGGTTCGCGGCGACCATGGACAACGCCCGGAGGTACAACCAGGGGCTGGTCGACCATGTGGCTCAGGGGACGGGCACGCCCAGGAGACCGGGGCAGCTGGAGGCTTACGTGTTCGCCATGTTCAACGAGAACCAGAAGACGGGGGATGCCATCGAGAGAAACTTTGGGCTCTTCTACCCTAACAAATCGCCGGTGTATCCGATCACCTTTCCGAATCTGCACCTGGAAATATAA